Proteins from a genomic interval of Nasonia vitripennis strain AsymCx chromosome 3, Nvit_psr_1.1, whole genome shotgun sequence:
- the Uqcrq gene encoding cytochrome b-c1 complex subunit 8 isoform X1 produces the protein MGHLDFGNLAKIRGIVYFRLSPHEQKAFAGAISHGVPNMIRRFRESVFHILPSAIITYMIIDWADKKNIELSRKNPKDYENDK, from the exons atggGCCACTTGGATTTCGGTAACTTGGCGAAGATCCGCGGAATCGTCTACTTCAGGCTCAGCCCACACGAGCAGAAGGCCTTTGCTGGTGCGATCAGCCATGGTGTGCCCAACATGATCCGTCGTTTCAGGGAGAGCGTATTCCATATCCTTCCTT CCGCAATCATCACCTACATGATTATCGACTGGGCCGACAAGAAGAACATCGAGCTGTCGAGGAAGAACCCCAAGGACTACGAGAACGACAAATAA
- the LOC100122420 gene encoding host cell factor isoform X1, translating to MAAPMLKWKRINNPTGPQPRPRHGHRAVAIKDLMVVFGGGNEGIVDELHVYNTATNQWFVPSTKGDIPPGCAAYGFVVDGTRILVFGGMVEYGKYSNELYELQASRWEWKRLKPRPPKHEPPPCPRLGHSFTLIGNKVFLFGGLANDSDDPKNNIPRYLNDLYTLELLPNGATAWEVPQTHGHAPPPRESHTGVAYTDRTTGKSCLVIYGGMSGCRLGDLWFLDVDTMTWNKPVVHGPTPLPRSLHTATLIGHRMYVFGGWVPLVVDDVKVATHEKEWKCTSTLACLNLETLTWEQLTVDSLEENVPRARAGHCAVGVHSRLYVWSGRDGYRKAWNNQVRVCCKDLWYLEVSKPPAPSRVQLTKASTQSLEVSWTPTPSAQYYILQIQKFDMPPASTSSFPASTASSAPANTTAASTPALPSITSSAMQPTPSSNASAAAAPVSTPARPAAAATPAPIRVQSSNQKILTLQPSATTAATAAAAASTAAITASSANKQIVTSASAAMIQRTGNVIRIQQPTVVTSVAAGTLVAAAATTSSTPTTTIASSAVTTTTTSTQQPAAMSAMNVLASAAMTHKISMNNVPVIPVQGTTTTAPIRMKSVQTGQQIRFAAPGATVLRAASPQQGKQIILQKPGQNISGQPQIVHLVKTQHGGMVAMPKVSLVPGQKIPTTGAKPLNQGTFLRLVNPNAVGGSKILTTMKASNLVTMSKGQSIAGKQTIMITKPGGNGGLVGRSNQIIVVTTGSGLRTVQAVTTSQAGSGQSNTLATNPVNVLPLSATNHVTNQQGVKMIMVSSSAMAGGTAGKPLTITMPGQGGKTVTIATKTGAPGAILHKNQLVAMPQMQKVGAEGVGKPVTLQMQGGGTKTVTLVPTSSSIVSSSGNVAEAIDTSKMLIVSPQKQPSATLATTSDGPATTDAALAALAAEAGLIDPVQESSGGLFMMACDDSKSQESCNGNQDAAAAATASLVEPMQVDGEGNLVIPQVDGPGDLIFSEDESETTTQEEEEPANADVEQSSESAAQEMEQDVDQGMAAITGDTDEPAEEPATIERSQSSESMNVEAILSGNDGTEQQQESLQEPEKDAESTSQEEAVTAAEPTEATPAEAAEAEASEATAEAEDESMPSKAEDDATVEQQKDEDNQKEEKVVDTEADQAESELMAVDPSPAEEEEKESAEPATEASSEAPVSEEPPEQASEESNAPEGETQPIQDSDATAVKEAEKVSETSNDKVEENKDESEPMNVEPEVEQPDAAASEPAVEPAATPTPAADVAPVDTNVNSQEPESEPPIPPIKEEDLGLDEPMEESSAPLTTAPVTTANGNVAVKKQLKIEKPVAKAELKTQAPVAPTESNKIKQEKSEDSTGGDSMALATLATAALGSTEPAIEPKTVPPTNVAHITKEPPKVKEKKAVEWYDVGIIKGHNFTVQHYYLPGDEPLDITQALTADLFKGRTKISLEPGTAYKFRVAAVNSCGQSPWSEVSAFKTCLPGFPGPPSAIKILKSAEGAQLSWEPPSSNSGPILEYSVYLVVRSASAMSENTGEVTSTTPAQPSFIRVYCGPTNACSVPNKSLSAAHVDTTTKPAIIFRISARNDKGYGPATQVRWLQDPTTAVKNNMQVKRPVADVRSQANSPQKKVKAETTNDNFS from the exons ATGGCGGCACCCATGCTCAAGTGGAAGCGCATCAACAACCCGACGGGGCCTCAGCCCAGGCCCCGGCACGGGCACCGAGCCGTTGCCATCAAGGACCTCATGGTCGTCTTCGGTGGCGGCAACGAGGGCATCGTCGACGAACTCCACGTCTACAACACGG CAACGAACCAGTGGTTTGTCCCGTCAACCAAAGGAGATATTCCCCCAGGATGCGCCGCCTACGGATTCGTCGTGGACGGAACGAGGATTCTGGTCTTTGGTGGAATGGTAGAGTACGGAAAGTACTCCAATGAACTCTATGAACTGCAAGCCAGCAGGTGGGAGTGGAAGAGACTCAAGCCCAGGCCTCCCAAGCACGAACCACCACCTTGCCCCAGACTGGGACACAGCTTTACCCTCATAGGAAACAAGGTGTTCCTCTTTGGAGGACTGGCCAATGATAGCGATGACCCTAAGAATAACATACCCCGATATCTCAATGACCTCTACACTCTTGAGCTGTTACCCAATGGAGCAACTGCTTGGGAGGTTCCACAAACTCATGGACATGCTCCTCCCCCAAGGGAATCACACACAGGTGTGGCATACACGGATAGAACAACAGGGAAGTCATGCCTGGTCATTTATGGTGGCATGAGTGGCTGCCGTTTGGGAGATTTGTGGTTCCTGGATGTGGACACCATGACTTGGAACAAGCCTGTGGTGCATGGACCCACTCCCCTGCCACGTTCCCTGCATACTGCTACTCTAATTGGACACAGGATGTACGTTTTTGGAGGCTGGGTACCTCTGGTTGTGGATGATGTCAAAGTAGCTACCCATGAGAAGGAATGGAAGTGCACCAGCACTCTAGCTTGTTTAAATTTAG aaaCGCTGACTTGGGAGCAGCTGACAGTCGATTCTCTCGAAGAGAACGTACCACGAGCTCGCGCCGGCCACTGTGCGGTCGGCGTCCACAGTCGGCTGTACGTGTGGTCCGGTCGCGATGGATATCGTAAAGCATGGAACAACCAGGTTAGG GTTTGCTGTAAGGATCTCTGGTACTTGGAGGTCAGCAAACCACCAGCACCGTCTCGCGTTCAGCTAACAAAGGCCTCGACACAATCGCTCGAAGTTAGCTGGACTCCCACGCCCTCTGCTCAGTACTACATACTACAGATCCAGAAATTCGACATGCCGCCTGCCAGCACTAGTAGCTTCCCCGCGTCGACAGCTTCGTCCGCGCCCGCGAATACCACCGCGGCAAGCACGCCGGCTCTGCCAAGCATCACCTCTAGCGCGATGCAACCCACCCCAAGCAGCAacgcttctgctgctgctgctcctgtaTCCACCCCCGCTAGACCAGCTGCTGCCGCTACTCCGGCACCAATTCGTGTACAAAGCTCCAATCAGAAGATCCTAACTTTGCAACCTTCCGCCACTACGGCTGCtactgcggctgctgctgcttccaCCGCCGCGATTACCGCTAGCAGCGCTAATAAACAGATCGTGACTAGCGCATCGGCAGCCATGATTCAACGTACTGGCAACGTTATTAGAATCCAGCAGCCTACTGTGGTCACCAGCGTTGCAGCAGGTACACTGGTAGCCGCGGCTGCGACGACGAGCAGCACGCCTACGACAACGATCGCCTCATCTGCGGTCACGACGACCACTACCTCGACCCAGCAGCCCGCTGCCATGTCCGCCATGAATGTCCTTGCATCTGCTGCGATGACCCACAAGATTAGCATGAACAACGTGCCTGTTATCCCGGTGCAAGGTACTACCACGACCGCTCCTATTAGAATGAAGAGTGTCCAAACAGGCCAGCAGATTCGCTTCGCGGCTCCTGGTGCAACGGTGCTGAGAGCTGCCTCACCCCAACAGGGTAAGCAAATCATTTTGCAAAAACCAGGTCAGAACATTTCCGGCCAGCCGCAGATCGTGCATCTCGTTAAGACGCAGCATGGTGGCATGGTGGCTATGCCTAAAGTCAGCCTTGTACCCGGTCAGAAGATCCCAACCACTGGCGCGAAACCATTAAACCAGGGCACTTTTCTGCGCTTGGTCAACCCAAATGCAGTTGGAGGTTCCAAGATCCTTACGACGATGAAAGCATCGAATCTTGTCACCATGAGTAAGGGTCAGAGTATCGCGGGCAAGCAGACCATCATGATAACGAAACCAGGTGGTAATGGCGGACTCGTCGGTCGATCCAATCAGATCATTGTTGTCACCACCGGTTCTGGCTTGAGAACCGTCCAGGCTGTAACGACGTCGCAAGCCGGTTCCGGTCAAAGCAATACCTTGGCAACGAATCCCGTCAATGTTCTGCCGCTTTCTGCAACGAATCATGTGACCAATCAGCAGGGTGTGAAGATGATCATGGTATCGTCGAGCGCTATGGCTGGTGGTACCGCTGGTAAACCTCTGACAATAACGATGCCTGGTCAGGGCGGCAAAACCGTAACGATCGCGACCAAGACTGGAGCGCCCGGAGCTATACTGCACAAAAACCAACTGGTAGCCATGCCACAGATGCAGAAGGTCGGCGCTGAGGGGGTCGGCAAGCCCGTTACACTGCAAATGCAGGGCGGTGGCACCAAGACCGTAACTCTCGTGCCCACTAGCAGCTCCATCGTAAGCAGCTCGGGAAATGTCGCGGAGGCGATTGACACCAGCAAGATGCTGATCGTCTCACCGCAGAAGCAGCCATCGGCAACTTTGGCCACCACTTCTGACGGTCCTGCTACAACCGATGCTGCTTTGGCGGCCTTAGCAGCGGAAGCTGGGCTGATTGACCCCGTTCAGGAATCTTCTGGAGGTTTGTTCATGATGGCCTGTGACGATTCGAAATCTCAAGAGAGTTGCAACGGCAATCAAGACGCAGCCGCTGCAGCCACGGCGAGTCTCGTTGAACCAATGCAAGTCGACGGAGAAGGCAATCTCGTGATTCCTCAGGTTGATGGTCCGGGCGATCTGATCTTTTCGGAGGATGAGAGCGAAACAACGACGCAGGAGGAGGAAGAGCCAGCAAACGCTGATGTTGAGCAGTCGTCGGAGTCTGCTGCTCAGGAAATGGAGCAAGACGTTGATCAGGGTATGGCTGCTATCACCGGTGACACCGACGAGCCTGCAGAAGAGCCAGCGACCATAGAACGAAGCCAGTCTTCAGAATCTATGAACGTTGAAGCTATCCTGTCGGGCAACGATGGAACCGAGCAGCAGCAAGAAAGTTTGCAAGAACCCGAAAAAGATGCAGAATCTACGAGTCAAGAGGAGGCGGTGACGGCGGCGGAACCCACCGAAGCAACACCAGCTGAAGCTGCTGAAGCtgaagcgagcgaagcgactGCTGAAGCCGAGGATGAATCGATGCCAAGTAAAGCCGAAGATGATGCTACTGTCGAACAGCAGAAAGATGAGGATAATCAAAAAGAGGAAAAGGTTGTAGATACCGAGGCGGATCAAGCTGAAAGCGAACTGATGGCCGTTGACCCCAGTCCTgcagaggaagaagaaaaagagtcTGCTGAACCAGCAACTGAAGCTTCGTCTGAAGCCCCAGTCAGCGAAGAGCCGCCTGAGCAAGCATCGGAGGAATCAAATGCGCCAGAGGGTGAGACCCAGCCAATTCAAGATTCTGATGCAACAGCAGTAAAGGAGGCGGAGAAAGTTTCTGAAACTTCAAACGACAAGGTCGAGGAGAATAAGGACGAAAGCGAACCTATGAACGTCGAACCAGAGGTTGAGCAACCCGATGCAGCAGCCTCGGAACCGGCAGTGGAACCGGCAGCAACGCCAACTCCTGCAGCGGATGTTGCCCCAGTAGATACTAATGTCAATTCGCAAGAGCCAGAGAGCGAGCCCCCGATACCACCTATCAAAGAAGAAGACTTAGGACTTGATGAACCGATGGAGGAAAGTAGCGCACCGCTTACAACTGCTCCTGTGACTACTGCAAATGGCAATGTAGCGGTAaagaaacaattaaaaattgaaaaacccGTAGCGAAAGCAGAGTTAAAAACTCAAGCACCTGTGGCTCCGACTGAGtccaataaaataaaacaagagAAGAGCGAAGATTCGACTGGTGGTGATTCAATGGCTCTAGCTACACTAGCGACCGCTGCTTTGGGATCCACCGAGCCAGCTATTGAACCAAAAACGGTACCCCCAACGAATGTTGCACACATC ACAAAAGAACCGCCTAAAGTAAAGGAAAAGAAAGCAGTCGAGTGGTATGACGTAGGAATAATAAAGGGTCACAATTTTACCGTTCAACACTACTATCTTCCCGGCGATGAGCCTCTAGATATAACGCAAGCGCTAACTGCTGATTTATTCAAGGGTAGAACAAAAATTTCTTTAGAACCTGGAACTGCTTACAAATTTCGAGTAGCTGCCGTGAATAGCTGTGGTCAGAGTCCGTGGAGTGAA GTGTCAGCTTTTAAAACATGTCTTCCTGGATTCCCCGGTCCTCCAAGTGCTATTAAGATCTTAAAATCTGCCGAGGGTGCTCAACTTTCTTGGGAACCGCCATCCAGTAATTCAGGACCTATTTTAGAGTATTCGGTCTACTTGGTTGTGCGAAGTGCTAGTGCCATGTCAGAGAACACTGGAGAAGTGACATCAACAACGCCAGCGCAACCGTCGTTTATTAGAGTTTATTGTGGTCCTACTAATGCGTGTTCTGTACCCAACAAATCGCTGAGTGCAGCGCATGTAGATACTACAACCAAGCCTGCTATTATCTTTAGAATATCTGCACGTAATGACAAAGGTTATGGACCTGCTACTCAAGTGAGGTGGCTGCAAG ATCCTACAACCGCGGTTAAAAACAATATGCAAGTGAAGAGGCCCGTTGCTGATGTTAGGTCGCAAGCTAACTCGCCTCAAAAGAAAGTGAAAGCAGAAACGACGAACGATAACTTTTCGTGA
- the LOC100122420 gene encoding host cell factor isoform X2 — protein MAAPMLKWKRINNPTGPQPRPRHGHRAVAIKDLMVVFGGGNEGIVDELHVYNTATNQWFVPSTKGDIPPGCAAYGFVVDGTRILVFGGMVEYGKYSNELYELQASRWEWKRLKPRPPKHEPPPCPRLGHSFTLIGNKVFLFGGLANDSDDPKNNIPRYLNDLYTLELLPNGATAWEVPQTHGHAPPPRESHTGVAYTDRTTGKSCLVIYGGMSGCRLGDLWFLDVDTMTWNKPVVHGPTPLPRSLHTATLIGHRMYVFGGWVPLVVDDVKVATHEKEWKCTSTLACLNLETLTWEQLTVDSLEENVPRARAGHCAVGVHSRLYVWSGRDGYRKAWNNQVCCKDLWYLEVSKPPAPSRVQLTKASTQSLEVSWTPTPSAQYYILQIQKFDMPPASTSSFPASTASSAPANTTAASTPALPSITSSAMQPTPSSNASAAAAPVSTPARPAAAATPAPIRVQSSNQKILTLQPSATTAATAAAAASTAAITASSANKQIVTSASAAMIQRTGNVIRIQQPTVVTSVAAGTLVAAAATTSSTPTTTIASSAVTTTTTSTQQPAAMSAMNVLASAAMTHKISMNNVPVIPVQGTTTTAPIRMKSVQTGQQIRFAAPGATVLRAASPQQGKQIILQKPGQNISGQPQIVHLVKTQHGGMVAMPKVSLVPGQKIPTTGAKPLNQGTFLRLVNPNAVGGSKILTTMKASNLVTMSKGQSIAGKQTIMITKPGGNGGLVGRSNQIIVVTTGSGLRTVQAVTTSQAGSGQSNTLATNPVNVLPLSATNHVTNQQGVKMIMVSSSAMAGGTAGKPLTITMPGQGGKTVTIATKTGAPGAILHKNQLVAMPQMQKVGAEGVGKPVTLQMQGGGTKTVTLVPTSSSIVSSSGNVAEAIDTSKMLIVSPQKQPSATLATTSDGPATTDAALAALAAEAGLIDPVQESSGGLFMMACDDSKSQESCNGNQDAAAAATASLVEPMQVDGEGNLVIPQVDGPGDLIFSEDESETTTQEEEEPANADVEQSSESAAQEMEQDVDQGMAAITGDTDEPAEEPATIERSQSSESMNVEAILSGNDGTEQQQESLQEPEKDAESTSQEEAVTAAEPTEATPAEAAEAEASEATAEAEDESMPSKAEDDATVEQQKDEDNQKEEKVVDTEADQAESELMAVDPSPAEEEEKESAEPATEASSEAPVSEEPPEQASEESNAPEGETQPIQDSDATAVKEAEKVSETSNDKVEENKDESEPMNVEPEVEQPDAAASEPAVEPAATPTPAADVAPVDTNVNSQEPESEPPIPPIKEEDLGLDEPMEESSAPLTTAPVTTANGNVAVKKQLKIEKPVAKAELKTQAPVAPTESNKIKQEKSEDSTGGDSMALATLATAALGSTEPAIEPKTVPPTNVAHITKEPPKVKEKKAVEWYDVGIIKGHNFTVQHYYLPGDEPLDITQALTADLFKGRTKISLEPGTAYKFRVAAVNSCGQSPWSEVSAFKTCLPGFPGPPSAIKILKSAEGAQLSWEPPSSNSGPILEYSVYLVVRSASAMSENTGEVTSTTPAQPSFIRVYCGPTNACSVPNKSLSAAHVDTTTKPAIIFRISARNDKGYGPATQVRWLQDPTTAVKNNMQVKRPVADVRSQANSPQKKVKAETTNDNFS, from the exons ATGGCGGCACCCATGCTCAAGTGGAAGCGCATCAACAACCCGACGGGGCCTCAGCCCAGGCCCCGGCACGGGCACCGAGCCGTTGCCATCAAGGACCTCATGGTCGTCTTCGGTGGCGGCAACGAGGGCATCGTCGACGAACTCCACGTCTACAACACGG CAACGAACCAGTGGTTTGTCCCGTCAACCAAAGGAGATATTCCCCCAGGATGCGCCGCCTACGGATTCGTCGTGGACGGAACGAGGATTCTGGTCTTTGGTGGAATGGTAGAGTACGGAAAGTACTCCAATGAACTCTATGAACTGCAAGCCAGCAGGTGGGAGTGGAAGAGACTCAAGCCCAGGCCTCCCAAGCACGAACCACCACCTTGCCCCAGACTGGGACACAGCTTTACCCTCATAGGAAACAAGGTGTTCCTCTTTGGAGGACTGGCCAATGATAGCGATGACCCTAAGAATAACATACCCCGATATCTCAATGACCTCTACACTCTTGAGCTGTTACCCAATGGAGCAACTGCTTGGGAGGTTCCACAAACTCATGGACATGCTCCTCCCCCAAGGGAATCACACACAGGTGTGGCATACACGGATAGAACAACAGGGAAGTCATGCCTGGTCATTTATGGTGGCATGAGTGGCTGCCGTTTGGGAGATTTGTGGTTCCTGGATGTGGACACCATGACTTGGAACAAGCCTGTGGTGCATGGACCCACTCCCCTGCCACGTTCCCTGCATACTGCTACTCTAATTGGACACAGGATGTACGTTTTTGGAGGCTGGGTACCTCTGGTTGTGGATGATGTCAAAGTAGCTACCCATGAGAAGGAATGGAAGTGCACCAGCACTCTAGCTTGTTTAAATTTAG aaaCGCTGACTTGGGAGCAGCTGACAGTCGATTCTCTCGAAGAGAACGTACCACGAGCTCGCGCCGGCCACTGTGCGGTCGGCGTCCACAGTCGGCTGTACGTGTGGTCCGGTCGCGATGGATATCGTAAAGCATGGAACAACCAG GTTTGCTGTAAGGATCTCTGGTACTTGGAGGTCAGCAAACCACCAGCACCGTCTCGCGTTCAGCTAACAAAGGCCTCGACACAATCGCTCGAAGTTAGCTGGACTCCCACGCCCTCTGCTCAGTACTACATACTACAGATCCAGAAATTCGACATGCCGCCTGCCAGCACTAGTAGCTTCCCCGCGTCGACAGCTTCGTCCGCGCCCGCGAATACCACCGCGGCAAGCACGCCGGCTCTGCCAAGCATCACCTCTAGCGCGATGCAACCCACCCCAAGCAGCAacgcttctgctgctgctgctcctgtaTCCACCCCCGCTAGACCAGCTGCTGCCGCTACTCCGGCACCAATTCGTGTACAAAGCTCCAATCAGAAGATCCTAACTTTGCAACCTTCCGCCACTACGGCTGCtactgcggctgctgctgcttccaCCGCCGCGATTACCGCTAGCAGCGCTAATAAACAGATCGTGACTAGCGCATCGGCAGCCATGATTCAACGTACTGGCAACGTTATTAGAATCCAGCAGCCTACTGTGGTCACCAGCGTTGCAGCAGGTACACTGGTAGCCGCGGCTGCGACGACGAGCAGCACGCCTACGACAACGATCGCCTCATCTGCGGTCACGACGACCACTACCTCGACCCAGCAGCCCGCTGCCATGTCCGCCATGAATGTCCTTGCATCTGCTGCGATGACCCACAAGATTAGCATGAACAACGTGCCTGTTATCCCGGTGCAAGGTACTACCACGACCGCTCCTATTAGAATGAAGAGTGTCCAAACAGGCCAGCAGATTCGCTTCGCGGCTCCTGGTGCAACGGTGCTGAGAGCTGCCTCACCCCAACAGGGTAAGCAAATCATTTTGCAAAAACCAGGTCAGAACATTTCCGGCCAGCCGCAGATCGTGCATCTCGTTAAGACGCAGCATGGTGGCATGGTGGCTATGCCTAAAGTCAGCCTTGTACCCGGTCAGAAGATCCCAACCACTGGCGCGAAACCATTAAACCAGGGCACTTTTCTGCGCTTGGTCAACCCAAATGCAGTTGGAGGTTCCAAGATCCTTACGACGATGAAAGCATCGAATCTTGTCACCATGAGTAAGGGTCAGAGTATCGCGGGCAAGCAGACCATCATGATAACGAAACCAGGTGGTAATGGCGGACTCGTCGGTCGATCCAATCAGATCATTGTTGTCACCACCGGTTCTGGCTTGAGAACCGTCCAGGCTGTAACGACGTCGCAAGCCGGTTCCGGTCAAAGCAATACCTTGGCAACGAATCCCGTCAATGTTCTGCCGCTTTCTGCAACGAATCATGTGACCAATCAGCAGGGTGTGAAGATGATCATGGTATCGTCGAGCGCTATGGCTGGTGGTACCGCTGGTAAACCTCTGACAATAACGATGCCTGGTCAGGGCGGCAAAACCGTAACGATCGCGACCAAGACTGGAGCGCCCGGAGCTATACTGCACAAAAACCAACTGGTAGCCATGCCACAGATGCAGAAGGTCGGCGCTGAGGGGGTCGGCAAGCCCGTTACACTGCAAATGCAGGGCGGTGGCACCAAGACCGTAACTCTCGTGCCCACTAGCAGCTCCATCGTAAGCAGCTCGGGAAATGTCGCGGAGGCGATTGACACCAGCAAGATGCTGATCGTCTCACCGCAGAAGCAGCCATCGGCAACTTTGGCCACCACTTCTGACGGTCCTGCTACAACCGATGCTGCTTTGGCGGCCTTAGCAGCGGAAGCTGGGCTGATTGACCCCGTTCAGGAATCTTCTGGAGGTTTGTTCATGATGGCCTGTGACGATTCGAAATCTCAAGAGAGTTGCAACGGCAATCAAGACGCAGCCGCTGCAGCCACGGCGAGTCTCGTTGAACCAATGCAAGTCGACGGAGAAGGCAATCTCGTGATTCCTCAGGTTGATGGTCCGGGCGATCTGATCTTTTCGGAGGATGAGAGCGAAACAACGACGCAGGAGGAGGAAGAGCCAGCAAACGCTGATGTTGAGCAGTCGTCGGAGTCTGCTGCTCAGGAAATGGAGCAAGACGTTGATCAGGGTATGGCTGCTATCACCGGTGACACCGACGAGCCTGCAGAAGAGCCAGCGACCATAGAACGAAGCCAGTCTTCAGAATCTATGAACGTTGAAGCTATCCTGTCGGGCAACGATGGAACCGAGCAGCAGCAAGAAAGTTTGCAAGAACCCGAAAAAGATGCAGAATCTACGAGTCAAGAGGAGGCGGTGACGGCGGCGGAACCCACCGAAGCAACACCAGCTGAAGCTGCTGAAGCtgaagcgagcgaagcgactGCTGAAGCCGAGGATGAATCGATGCCAAGTAAAGCCGAAGATGATGCTACTGTCGAACAGCAGAAAGATGAGGATAATCAAAAAGAGGAAAAGGTTGTAGATACCGAGGCGGATCAAGCTGAAAGCGAACTGATGGCCGTTGACCCCAGTCCTgcagaggaagaagaaaaagagtcTGCTGAACCAGCAACTGAAGCTTCGTCTGAAGCCCCAGTCAGCGAAGAGCCGCCTGAGCAAGCATCGGAGGAATCAAATGCGCCAGAGGGTGAGACCCAGCCAATTCAAGATTCTGATGCAACAGCAGTAAAGGAGGCGGAGAAAGTTTCTGAAACTTCAAACGACAAGGTCGAGGAGAATAAGGACGAAAGCGAACCTATGAACGTCGAACCAGAGGTTGAGCAACCCGATGCAGCAGCCTCGGAACCGGCAGTGGAACCGGCAGCAACGCCAACTCCTGCAGCGGATGTTGCCCCAGTAGATACTAATGTCAATTCGCAAGAGCCAGAGAGCGAGCCCCCGATACCACCTATCAAAGAAGAAGACTTAGGACTTGATGAACCGATGGAGGAAAGTAGCGCACCGCTTACAACTGCTCCTGTGACTACTGCAAATGGCAATGTAGCGGTAaagaaacaattaaaaattgaaaaacccGTAGCGAAAGCAGAGTTAAAAACTCAAGCACCTGTGGCTCCGACTGAGtccaataaaataaaacaagagAAGAGCGAAGATTCGACTGGTGGTGATTCAATGGCTCTAGCTACACTAGCGACCGCTGCTTTGGGATCCACCGAGCCAGCTATTGAACCAAAAACGGTACCCCCAACGAATGTTGCACACATC ACAAAAGAACCGCCTAAAGTAAAGGAAAAGAAAGCAGTCGAGTGGTATGACGTAGGAATAATAAAGGGTCACAATTTTACCGTTCAACACTACTATCTTCCCGGCGATGAGCCTCTAGATATAACGCAAGCGCTAACTGCTGATTTATTCAAGGGTAGAACAAAAATTTCTTTAGAACCTGGAACTGCTTACAAATTTCGAGTAGCTGCCGTGAATAGCTGTGGTCAGAGTCCGTGGAGTGAA GTGTCAGCTTTTAAAACATGTCTTCCTGGATTCCCCGGTCCTCCAAGTGCTATTAAGATCTTAAAATCTGCCGAGGGTGCTCAACTTTCTTGGGAACCGCCATCCAGTAATTCAGGACCTATTTTAGAGTATTCGGTCTACTTGGTTGTGCGAAGTGCTAGTGCCATGTCAGAGAACACTGGAGAAGTGACATCAACAACGCCAGCGCAACCGTCGTTTATTAGAGTTTATTGTGGTCCTACTAATGCGTGTTCTGTACCCAACAAATCGCTGAGTGCAGCGCATGTAGATACTACAACCAAGCCTGCTATTATCTTTAGAATATCTGCACGTAATGACAAAGGTTATGGACCTGCTACTCAAGTGAGGTGGCTGCAAG ATCCTACAACCGCGGTTAAAAACAATATGCAAGTGAAGAGGCCCGTTGCTGATGTTAGGTCGCAAGCTAACTCGCCTCAAAAGAAAGTGAAAGCAGAAACGACGAACGATAACTTTTCGTGA